One Thunnus thynnus chromosome 21, fThuThy2.1, whole genome shotgun sequence DNA segment encodes these proteins:
- the pck2 gene encoding phosphoenolpyruvate carboxykinase [GTP], mitochondrial, which translates to MSCLLLGVIRRQGGVGASVGVRSLASIPSLPPAVAEFVKGAVDECKPSGVHVVTGTPEETANILAGLEKDGMVKKLPKYENCWLARTDPKDVARVESKTVIVTKNQRDTIPIPAGGVKSQLGSWMSESDWQKAREERFPGCMAGRTMYVIPFSMGPVGSTLSKYGVQVTDSPYVVASMGIMTRMGTPVLKKLAEGVEFVRCQHSLGRPLPLRAPLVNSWPCNPDKVLISHLPDSRKIMSFGSGYGGNSLLGKKCFALRIASRIAKDEGWLAEHMLILGITNPQGVKRYVAAAFPSACGKTNLAMMKPALPGWKVECVGDDIAWMKFDSQGKLRAINPENGFFGVAPGTSDKTNPYAMATIARNTMFTNVGETSDGGVWWEGLDPPAAGITLTDWHGKTWKQGSSTLCAHPNSRFCAPAAQCPIIDPQWESEEGVPIDAIIFGGRRPEGVPLVYESFNWKHGVFVGAAMRSEATAAAEHKGKVIMHDPFAMRPFFGYNFGDYLAHWLSMESRKAPTHLPKIFHVNWFRKDPASGAFLWPGFGENARVLEWIFKRCGREREDEGAKKSIVGWLPEDGAIDTKGLGSKVDMGALFDVPKPFWQNETKELRAYFSQQVGADLPAQVDAELKALEDRVHN; encoded by the exons ATGTCGTGCCTTTTGCTGGGAGTTATACGAAG GCAGGGTGGCGTTGGGGCAAGTGTTGGGGTTCGGTCCCTGGCCTCCATCCCTTCGTTGCCCCCAGCGGTTGCAGAGTTTGTCAAGGGAGCAGTAGACGAGTGCAAGCCCAGCGGTGTGCATGTGGTGACGGGGACGCCAGAGGAAACGGCCAACATCCTAGCAGGCCTGGAGAAGGACGGGATGGTCAAGAAGCTTCCTAAATATGAGAACTG TTGGCTCGCACGTACAGACCCGAAGGACGTGGCTCGGGTGGAGAGCAAGACTGTGATTGTGACCAAGAACCAGAGGGACACCATTCCCATCCCTGCTGGAGGCGTAAAGAGCCAGTTGGGCAGCTGGATGAGTGAGTCAGACTGGCAGAAAGCCAGAGAGGAGCGCTTTCCTGGCTGCATGGCAG GTCGGACCATGTATGTGATTCCCTTTAGTATGGGTCCAGTGGGCTCAACTCTGTCCAAATATGGTGTCCAG GTGACCGACTCACCGTACGTTGTGGCCAGCATGGGCATCATGACACGAATGGGCACGCCTGTCCTGAAGAAACTGGCTGAAGGAGTGGAGTTTGTCCGCTGTCAGCACTCTTTGGGACGACCTCTACCACTCAGAG CCCCTCTGGTCAACTCATGGCCCTGTAACCCAGATAAGGTGCTGATATCTCACCTGCCTGACTCCAGGAAGATCATGTCCTTTGGCAGTGGCTATGGGGGAAACTCTCTGTTGGGGAAAAAGTGCTTCGCCCTCCGTATCGCCTCCCGCATTGCCAAGGACGAGGGCTGGCTGGCTGAGCACATGCTG atCCTGGGTATCACCAACCCTCAGGGAGTGAAGCGTTATGTCGCGGCAGCATTCCCCAGTGCCTGTGGTAAAACCAACTTGGCCATGATGAAACCAGCTCTGCCGGGCTGGAAGGTGGAGTGCGTAGGAGACGACATTGCGTGGATGAAGTTCGACAGCCAAG GTAAACTGAGAGCCATCAACCCAGAGAACGGTTTCTTCGGGGTGGCTCCAGGTACTTCAGACAAGACCAACCCCTATGCCATGGCCACCATCGCTAGAAACACCATGTTCACCAATGTTGGCGAGACCAGTGATGGAGGCGTGTGGTGGGAGGGTCTTGACCCCCCTGCAGCTGGCATCACACTCACAGACTGGCACGGCAAAACCTGGAAGCAAG GAAGCTCAACTTTATGCGCCCACCCCAACTCCCGCTTCTGTGCGCCGGCAGCTCAGTGTCCCATCATTGACCCCCAGTGGGAGAGTGAGGAGGGCGTTCCCATTGACGCCATCATCTTCGGTGGCAGGAGGCCAGAAG GAGTTCCTCTGGTCTACGAGTCTTTCAACTGGAAACATGGAGTGTTTGTTGGAGCCGCAATGAGGTCTGAGGCCACGGCAGCTGCTGAGCAtaaag GCAAGGTGATTATGCACGACCCCTTTGCCATGCGGCCGTTCTTCGGCTACAACTTTGGTGACTACCTCGCTCACTGGCTGAGCATGGAGAGCCGTAAGGCCCCCACTCATCTGCCCAAAATCTTCCACGTCAACTGGTTCAGGAAGGACCCTGCGTCTGGCGCCTTCCTCTGGCCCGGCTTCGGCGAAAACGCCCGCGTACTAGAGTGGATCTTCAAGCGCTGCGGCCGGGAGAGGGAGGACGAGGGTGCCAAGAAGAGCATTGTCGGCTGGCTGCCAGAAGATGGCGCCATTGATACTAAAGGTCTCGGCAGCAAGGTAGACATGGGTGCTCTGTTTGATGTGCCCAAGCCTTTCTGGCAGAATGAGACCAAGGAGTTGAGAGCATACTTTAGCCAGCAAGTTGGAGCTGACCTGCCGGCTCAGGTGGATGCCGAGCTGAAGGCGCTGGAGGACAGGGTGCACAATTAA